One genomic region from Molothrus aeneus isolate 106 chromosome 24, BPBGC_Maene_1.0, whole genome shotgun sequence encodes:
- the TMCC2 gene encoding transmembrane and coiled-coil domains protein 2 isoform X2, whose translation MELDKGDVTTLNLPAGAGHGDADGPVCLDVPDGTPDPQRTKAAIEHLHQKILKITEQIKIEQEARDDNVAEYLKLANNADKQQASRIKQVFEKKNQKSAQTIAQLHKKLEHYHKKLKEIEQNGPSRQPKDVFRDMHQGLKDVGANVRSSISGFSGGVVEGVKGGLSGLSQATHTAVVSKPREFASLIRNKFGSADNIAHLKDTLDDGHPEEASRALSGSATLVSSPKYGSDDECSSATSGSAGGSNSGAGPGGLGSPKSNTLDSHHNNFDTILEELREIKDSQSHLEDSMEDLKAQLQRDYTYMTQCLQEERYRYERLEEQLNDLTELHQNEMTNLKQELASMEEKVAYQSYERARDIQEAVESCLTRVTKLELQQQQQQVVQLEGVENANARALLGKFINVILALMAVLLVFVSTIANFITPLMKTRMRILSTALLVLFLFFLWKHWDSISYLLEHVLLPS comes from the exons aTGGAG CTGGACAAGGGCGACGTGACCACCCTGAACCTGCCGGCGGGCGCCGGGCACGGCGACGCCGACGGCCCCGTGTGCCTGGACGTGCCCGATGGCACCCCCGACCCTCAGCGCACCAAAGCCGCCATCGAGCACCTGCACCAGAAGATCCTCAAGATCACGGAGCAGATCAAGATCGAGCAGGAGGCGCGGGACGACAACGTGGCCGAGTACCTGAAGCTGGCCAACAACGCCGACAAGCAGCAGGCGTCGCGCATCAAGCAGGTGTTCGAGAAGAAGAACCAGAAGTCGGCGCAGACCATCGCGCAGCTGCACAAGAAGCTGGAGCACTACCACAAGAAGCTGAAGGAGATCGAGCAGAACGGCCCCAGCCGCCAGCCCAAGGATGTTTtccgggacatgcaccaagggcTGAAGGACGTGGGCGCCAACGTCCGCTCCAGCATCAGCGGCTTCAGCGGCGGCGTGGTGGAGGGGGTCAAGGGCGGGCTCTCGGGGCTCTCGCAGGCCACGCACACGGCCGTGGTGTCCAAGCCGCGCGAGTTCGCCAGCCTGATCCGCAACAAGTTCGGCAGCGCCGACAACATCGCGCACCTGAAGGACACGCTGGACGACGGGCACCCCGAGGAGGCCTCGCGCGCGCTGAGCGGCAGCGCCACGCTGGTGTCCAGCCCCAAGTACGGCAGCGATGACGAGTGCTCCAGCGCCACCTCGGGCTCGGCCGGGGGCAGCAACTCAGGGGCAGGGCCCGGCGGCTTGGGGAGCCCCAAGTCCAACACGCTGGACAGCCACCACAACAACTTCGACACCATCCTGGAGGAGCTGCGGGAGATCAAGGACAGCCAGTCGCACCTGGAGGACTCCATGGAGGACCTGAAggcccagctgcagagggattACACCTACATGACCCAGTGCTTGCAGGAGGAGCGCTACAG GTACGAGcgcctggaggagcagctgaacgACCTGACGGAGCTGCACCAGAACGAGATGACCAACCTGAAGCAGGAGCTGGCCAGCATGGAGGAGAAGGTGGCCTACCAGTCCTACGAGAGGGCTCGGGACATCCAG GAGGCCGTGGAGTCGTGCCTGACGCGGGTGAccaagctggagctgcagcagcagcagcagcaggtggtgCAGCTGGAAGGGGTGGAGAACGCCAACGCCCGGGCCCTGCTGGGCAAGTTCATCAACGTCATCCTGGCCCTGATGGCCGTGCTGCTCGTCTTCGTCTCCACCATCGCCAACTTCATCACGCCGCTCATGAAGACCCGCATGCGCATCCTCAGCACCGCCCTGCTcgtcctcttcctcttcttcctctggaaGCACTGGGACTCCATCAGCTACTTGCTGGAGCAcgtgctgctccccagctga